The following nucleotide sequence is from Sulfurimonas sp. hsl 1-7.
AAAATGGGATTGGAGTATTCCATCCCCAAGGTTTCTTAGACGGTAATGCCGTAAACTCTTTACTCAGTGTAGAAGATATTGAAGCGACCCTCAAATTAAATGTAGAGATGGTTTTAGTATCATTAAAAAAGGTGATCTTTTTTAATAGAAACGGTTTAGATGCTTTTGTAAAAATGTTTCAGAAAGTAAGAAGCGAGAACCAAAGCATGGTCGGTTTTTGTGATTATGATGCCAAGAAATATAAGGCAATGATGAAGTTTTATTCTGAAGGGTTAAATTTCTCACTGTTCCAGACACTTGAGATTGCAGAACTTTTGACATCCAGCTTTAGAAATCAACAAAAAAATGTTCTTCTTTTTAGTGACGACAAATCACAACGTGCTGCAATGGCAATAGAGCTTCACGATAACGGGCACAACCCCATCATCGCACAAACTCAAGAGGAGTTTAATGAAAAATCTGCAGCAAAAGACTCTTACGATCTTATAATCGAAAATACTTATCTTGGACAGATGGGACAAAAAGTTGCAACTCGTGTTACCGGTAATGCAATTATCTATACGGTTAATTCTTTTTTAGATGCAGAGATTGGTAGTACTTTTAATATAGCATACCATAACAACTCCTTGCAAATAGGTTTTAGACTCTTTATTTTTGATGCCTATAAAGTTGTAAGTATGAATATTCATGCACTTAATTTTTTCTCAAAACTCGCATCTTCTGCGGCTGAATTTAACGCAACAATCTGTTTTGTCGGAATGACTTTCGATAAGACACCAAAATCTTTTAAAGAGACACTAGAAGATGCCGGTATCATGTTTTTTAATCAAATGGATGATATCTTACAAAATAAAGAGTTGTTAGAAGAACTTGGTGCAAGCAGTGCAGCAGCTACAAAAAACAAACGTGCCCTTACAAAACAGGTGGTAAGCGAACTGCCAAACTTCATTGATGCATCAGTTGCGACTATTGAGATGATGACCAATGCACAAGCAGTGAAAAAAAATGCCAAAGTGGATAAGATAGTTATCACTGAGAAACAGGGGAAAGTAGCAAGTTCTATCGGCTTTTACGGAGATATAGACGGAATGGTAATCTTGGTTTTCCCGCTTAGTATCGCTAAAAAAGCTTGTGAACTGCTTATCGGTGAAGAGACAGATGATAAAGATATGATCTTAGATACACTAGCAGAACTTGTAAACATAGTGGGTGGTAAGATTAAAACTCTATTGGCGGATGAAAATATCAGCGTTGATATTACCCTGCCGAGAACCTATCCGGACATCGATTCACTGCTTGAAATTACACAAGGAAGAAATGCCGTAGAAGTTGACCTCGCCTTTAGTAATGACAGGTTTTTATTTTTCTTAACAAGATAAAAGCTATTTTCATCTATAATTTCGTAACTTATTAATATGGATTTTATAATGATGCAAGTAGCTCCAAGTATTTTATCTGCCGATTTCGGTAATCTCGCTCGTGATGTGCAAGAGATTTGTGAAGGCGGCTGTGATCTAGTTCACGTTGATGTAATGGATGGACATTTTGTTCCAAACCTGACAATCGGCCCCGTTGTTGTTGAAGCGGTTGCAAAAGCTGCAACTAAACCGCTTGATATTCACTTAATGGTGGAGAACAATACATTTTTTGTTGAACTATTTGCTCCTTTAAAACCTGAATATATCTCTTTTCATATTGAAGAGGAGAAACACCCACACAGACTTATTCAAAAGATCAGAAGTTACGGAATTAAGCCTGCTATTGTTTTAAACCCACATACACCGCCTGAATCTATCGAATTTTTATTACAAGATTTAGATATGGTTTTACTAATGAGTGTAAATCCAGGATTTGGCGGACAAAGTTTTATTGAGACGGTAATCCCTAAAGCAAAAAGACTTCAAGCACTTCGTGACAAGATCAATCCGAATTGTCTAATCGAAGTTGACGGCGGTGTTAGCGATAAAAACGTACAAGTACTCAAAGATGCAGGTGTAGATGTTGTTGTTGCGGGAAGCTATGTATTCAAACATGAAAACAGAGCTGAAGCTATTAAGAGCTTACAAGTTTAAAGTTTCCAATAATGGCTATGCGTACAAAAATCTGTGGAATAACTTCAATTGAAGATGCTATGAGCGCAATTGAAGCCGGAGCAAATGCCCTTGGTTTTGTTTTTTATGAAAAATCGCCGAGATATCTTACGATAAAACAAGCACAAGAGCTGATCAAACAGCTTCCCCCTTTTGTTGAAAAAGTAGCACTCTTTGTCAATGAAACACCACAAACGGTAAATTCAATTTGTAAAGAGGTTGGTGCTACACTTGCACAACTTCACTATGAAGTGGATGAAGATTTCTGCGCACAGCTAGAGGTACCGCACATCAAGGTTATACGTGCTAAAACTAAAGAGGATATCTCACAGTATGCAAACGAATACAGACTTGTAGATGCATATTGTGAAGCGTATGGCGGGGCAGGAAAAAGGATCAACATCGAATGGTTTGAAGGTGTTGACTGTTCTAAAATCATCCTCGCAGGAGGACTTGATCCGCAAAATGTTGCATCAGTTAAAGAGTATGGTTTTTACGGTGTAGATGTAAGCAGTGGGGTTGAGATCAGCCACGGGAAAAAAGATCCAAAAAAAGTGAAAGAGTTTATCAAAAATGCTACGACATAATATTTCCCTTGATGATAAAAGTATCTCAAGACTCTCTACAAGAGGTTTATCGCTTAAAACATTAAAAGATCAACTAAATGATGAGCTAGATACATCTCTGGAGCTTTTTAAACTACAAGGTTTAAATATCGTCAAACATGAAGGCTACTTTTACTTTGATACACGTTTTATACCTGTAGAAGAAGCAGAGTTTTGTATCGTAGATATAGAAACAAACGGCTCAAAAATTGAAAAACATCAGATTATCGAAATAGCTGCCGTTAAAGTACAAAATAATAAGATTATCGATAAGTTTGAATCTTTAGTATATGTAGAGCAGATCAATCCTGCAATTACAGAGATTACTGGGATTAAAGCAGAAGACACAAAAGATGCTCCACAGCTTCCCAAAGTACTAAATGAGTTTCGTAAATTTTTAGGTGATGCGATATTTGTAGCGCATGATGTGAAATTTGACTATATGTTTATCTCTAAGAGTATGGAGAAGATAGGACTGCCACCACTACTGAACCGTTCACTTTGTTCGCTTGCACTTGCTGAGAGAACAATAGTCTCATACAGATACGCACTCTCCTATCTAAACGATTCACTTAACCTCAATCCAAATGCACAGCACCATAGAGCTATGAGTGATGTACTGACAACGTACGGATTATTTTTATTATCGTTAGAAAAGTTAGATGAAGATATAAAAAATGTAGAAGATTTGATAAATTTTTCGAAAGAGGCAAAAAGGCTCAAACGTCCGAAGTTTGATCCTTTAGCTAAAAAAGAGGAAGAGTAATTTTAAATTACTCTGCGAAAGCTCCCGGTTTTACAAGTTTGTTGTAACGCGCTTCCATACGCTCTTCTTCATTCATTGATTTTAACTCTTTAAGAGACTCTAAAACATAATCAGAGATAGCTGTTGCAGCTGCTTCTTTCTCACGATGAGCACCAATTAACGGCTCATTGATAATATCATCAATAAGGTCTAGTTCTTTAAGGTCAGCTGCAACAATTTTCATCGCATTTGTAGCAGCCTCTACTTTTGAAGGATCGTTCCATAAAATTGCAGAACAACCTTCAGGAGAGATAACACTAAACACAGAGTAACGCATCATAGCGAACTTATCAGCTACACCGATTGCAAGTGCTCCACCTGAACCACCTTCACCGATAACGATAGAGATAGTTGGTACTTTTAATTCAGCAAATTCTAAAAGGTTTCTAGCGATCGCTTCAGACTGGTTACGCTCTTCAGCTCCAATTCCAGGATATGCACCCGGAGTGTCTACTAGCATCACTATCGGCATACCGAATTTTTCAGCTAATTTTGCAGCACGTAAAGCTTTACGGTAACCTTCAGGGTGTGGCATACCAAAGTTACGTTTTAACTTATTCTTTGTACCACGCCCTTTTTGCTCACCGATAACCATAACTTTTTCGTCACCGATGTATCCCATATAACAGATAATCGCAGCATCGTCACGGAAATGTCTATCTCCGTGAATCTCATACTTATCTCTTACAATTAGATTGATATAATCAAGTGCGTATGGGCGATCTAGGTGACGAGCCAGTTGTAATTTTTGAAAATCAGTAAGATTTCCATAAATCTTTTCAACTTCACTCTCTAGATTCGCCTGTAACTTTTCAACTGCTGCATAGTCATGACGAACTTGTGCAGAGATGATATCCTCTTGAATGAACTTGATTTTATGTTCAAAGTCTAAGTATGTAGCCACATTATTTCCTTATCGTTTATATCTTTTTGAAGATAAGAACGCCGTTAGTTCCACCAAAACCGAATGAGTTTGACATAACTACATTCAGTTCAGCTTTTCTAGCACCTTCAGTAACGTAATCTAAATCACAGTTTTCATCCGGCGTTTCATAGTTGATTGTTGGAGGGATGATACCATCTCTCATAGCCATTAGACAAGTAACAGCTTCAATACCACCGGCAGCACCTAAACAGTGACCGATTTGCCCTTTAATTGAACTCATCGGAGGACAGTTTTCTTTTCCACCAAGAAGCTCTTTTACAGCAGCTGTTTCATTTTTATCATTGATCGGTGTTGAAGTACCGTGAGCATTTACATAATCAACTTTTGGACGACCAGCCATCTCGTATGCAGCTTTCATAGCACGTGCCGGACCGTCAAGACTCGGAGTTGTAATGTGGTTTGCATCACCACTTTCACCGAAACCAATAACTTCACCGTAAATTTTAGCACCACGAGCAACTGCCATCTCATACTCTTCAAGTACTAATGCAGCAGCACCTTCACCCATAACGAAACCATCACGACCAGCATCGAACGGACGAGAAGCGTGTTTTGGATCATCGTTTCTAGTTGAAAGAGCTTTCATTGCAGCGAAACCACCAACACCAACACCAGTGATTGCAGACTCAGCTGAAACAACTAACATTCTGTCAGCTCCGTTACACATAATTGTTTTACATGCTTCACTTACTGCGTGTGTACCAGCTGCACAAGCTGTTACAGAAGATAAGTTTGGACCTTGAACACCGTGTTCAATAGATACAAACCCACCAAGCATATTTACAAGTGCTCCAGGGATGAAGAATGGAGATATTCTTCTTGGACCACGAGTCTCTAAAATTACAGAGTTTTTCTCGATTGAAGGTAATCCACCGATACCACTACCTGCTGAGATACCAAATCTTGTTTTATCGATATCTTCAGGGAAACCTGCATCTTCCATAGCTTCAGCAGCAGCTTTTAAACCGAAATGGATAAATCTATCAGCTTTTTTTACCTCTTTTGGAGGCATTACAGTTTCTGGATCAAAATTTTTCACTTCACCTGCAATTTTTACAGAAAAGTTTTCCGGGTCAAAAATAGTAATAGTGTCTATACCACATTCACCATCACAAATTGCTTTAAATGAACTCTCTTTGTCATTACCAACAGAGTTAATCATTCCTAACCCAGTTACTACCACTCTTCTCATTAAATATCTCCGTAATATTAAGTTAAATATTTTTATAAACCAACTATAAAAGTTAATTGGTAAAAATACTTCAAATTTTTATAAAAGGGGAAAACCCTTTTATAATGAAAACTAATCTTTCTTAGTTTTTGCTTTCAATGTAAGCAACTACATCAGCAACAGTTTGAATTTTTTCAGCTTCATCATCAGGAATTTCGATATCGAATTTCTCTTCTAGAGCCATTACTAGTTCAACAACGTCAAGGCTATCAGCACCTAAGTCTTCAACGAATTTCGCATCCTCTTTAACTTCATCAGCGCTTACGCTTAGTTGTTCAACTACTACTTCTTTAATATCATCTAAAAGTGCCATTATAGCTCCTATATTTAAGTTTAAAATCTCGTAATTATAGCATAAATATCTTAGATAAAGATTTATGCCATATTCATTCCGCCGTTGACTTTCAGCGTTTCACCCGTAATATACGATGCATGGTCAGATAGTAAAAATGCTACAGATTCGGCAATTTCTCTAGCCTCACCCATTCTCTGCATTGGAATTTTTGAGTTCAATTCTGCTTTTACATCATCACTTAAAACTTCTGTCATTTCAGTTGAGATGAAACCAGGAGTAACAGTGTTAAATCTGATTCCGCTTGTTGCAGCTTCTAGTGCAAACGATTTAGTCATAGCGATAACTCCACCTTTACTTGCAGAGTAGTTTGTTTGTCCCGCATTTCCAGTTTCACCTACGATCGAAGCGATATTTACAACTGAACCGAATTTTTTCTTTCTAGCCCCTTTGAAAAATTCACGACATCCAATGAAACAAGATGTTAGGTTTGCATTGATTACAGACATAAAATCTTCTGTTTTCATACGAAGAGCAAGTTTATCGTTTGTGATACCTGCATTGTTTACTAGGTATGAAAGTTCTCCGTCGCTGTCGATAATAGTTTTTATAGCATCAGTAAACGCAGCTTCATCACTTACGTCAAAACCGATTACTGCCGCAGAACCGCCTGCTGCTTCGATCTCTTCTTTTACTTTATCAGCTGCCTCGGCACCGCTTCTATAGTTAACCCATACTTTTAAACCGAAACCTGCTAAAGTTTTTGCAACTTCAGCACCGATACCACGACTTGAACCTGTAACTAATACATTTTTTCCACTAAATTTCATTAAAATTTTTCTCCCTTTTTAAATTGATTATATTAAACTGTGATCCATCTCTGCCGGAACTTCAAGATCCATAAGTTTTAAAACAGTCGGTGCGATGTTGTTTAAACCGCCAGATTCAACTTTACTTACACCTTCAGCTTCTACGAAACACCAAACTTTTCCAACCGTATGGTTTGTCAGGATATTCCCCTCGTCATCTTTCATCTCTTCACAGTTTCCATGATCAGATGTCAGTACAAATGCATACTCTTTCTCTTTTGCTTTTGTAAAGATTTTGCCAAGTTCAGCATCTACAGCTTCAACAGCTTTTACAGCAGCGTCGAAATCTCCCGTATGACCAACCATGTCACCGTTTGCAAAGTTTACTACGATAAAGTCGTACTCTTCATCCATTGCATTAAGTACCGCTTCACCCACTTCTGCTGCACTCATTTCAGGTTTCATATCGTAAGTTTTAACATTTGGTGACGGAATTAAAACACGTGTTTCGTTTGCGTAAGGCTCATCGATTCCACCGTTTAAGAAAAATGTAACATGTGCATATTTTTCCGTCTCTGCCGTATGTAATTGGCGAAGGTTATTATTGCTAATCACCTCTGCCAAAGTATTTTTCGGCGCTTCTTTTCTGAAAAGTACAGGATAAGTAAAACTTTTATCATATTCTGTAATTGTAGCTAGATTTATATTGATTGCTTTTCTTTCAAATTCGCTAAATTCATTTGAAGCAAGAGCAGTTACCATTTCACGCATTCTGTCACTTCTAAAGTTAACAGTTAAAACTGCATCACCCTCTTGCATCCCTTCATAACCATCAAAAGCAGTAGGTTCCATAAACTCATCTGTTTCACCTAATGAATACGAATGTCCAACATACGCTTCAGGGTTCATTGAAGTTTTTGGTTGGGCATGTACGATCGCATCGTATCCACGCTTGATTCTTTCCCATCTGTTATCTCTATCCATAGAGTAAAAACGTCCAGATATAGTTGCTATAGAGATATTATCGTTTAGATGTTCGTGTACGATTTTAAGATATTTGTTCGCCGATGTCGGAGATACGTCTCTACCGTCTGTAATAAGGTGTAAAAATACTTTTTTTCCTTGACGAGCCGCAATGTCAGCTATCCCCATAAAGTGGTCGATGTGAGAGTGTACACCACCGTCACTCATAAGACCAACAAGATGTAATCTGTCAGAAGTGCCAAGAAGATTTACCAACTCTTCATTATGCTCTAGAGTTTGCTCCTCTAATGCCAAAGAGATCTTTACTAAATCTTGATATAAAACTCTTCCGCTTCCTATAGTCATATGCCCAACTTCTGAGTTACCCATCTGACCTTCAGGTAAACCGACACTAAGTCCAAATGTATCGATCAAAGAGTGGGGAGTGTTCTCAAAAAGTTTGTCATATGTAGGTTTATTTGCATGATAGAATGCATTGTTTTCTGTTTTTGCACAGTAACCAATTCCATCCGTAATCACTAAAACTGCTTTTTTACTCAATTTTATTCCTAGCTATAAAAATTTAACGTATTATACTATAATACACTTTCATTTTTACAAACAAAGCTAAAATAGGACATATATTGATTTATTACTTACACCAGTTTTTAGATATTAACATTTTAGGATATATTACTATCCGTGCAGGTATAGCGTTCTTTATCGCTCTTTTATTTACTCTTTTTTTGATGCCTAAGTTTATAAAATGGGCACAAAGAACATCTAGTGTACAACCGATCAATGAGTGGGCTCCCGATCGACATCAGGAGAAAGCAAAAACACCTACAATGGGCGGTATTGTTTTCATCGGTGCAACGGTTTTTGCATCACTTTTAACTATTAACTTTGAGAACCTTTTTGCTCTGGGTGCAATCCTTACTTTACTACTTTTCTCACTCATAGGTTTTCAAGATGATTTCGCAAAGATCAAAAAAAGTGAAAACTTAGCAGGATTAAAAGCACGAACAAAGCTTGTTTTACAGATAACTTCTGCTTTAATCATTGCGGCATATCTCTGTTTTTTCGCAGGTTTCAATACAGAACTTTATGTACCGTTTCTTAAGACTCCTCTTTTTGATATGGGAGCCTTTGCAATAGCTTTATGGATCTTAGTAATCGTTGCAACTTCAAATGCAGTTAATTTAACTGACGGTCTTGACGGTCTTGCTACTGTTCCATCGATCGCAGCACTAAGTTCTTTTGCCATTATCCTCTATGCAACGGGTCATGCAAAGATCAGTGAATATCTTTTAATTCCAAACATTCCTGTAGGTGAAGTAAGCATCGTTGCAAGTGCACTTGTTGGGGCACTTGCAGGCTTTTTATGGTACAACTGCCACCCTGCGGAAGTATTTATGGGAGACAGCGGTTCACTGACAATCGGTGCATTTTTAGGCTACCTTGCCGTTATCTCAAAAAGTGAGATACTTTTACTACTTATCGGTTCTATTTTCGTGATCGAGACACTCTCTGTTATCTTACAGGTGGGAAGCTACAAACTTAGAAATAAAAGAGTCTTTTTAATGGCTCCTATCCACCACCATTTCGAGATGAAAAACTGGGCTGAAAACAAAATAATTGTACGTTTTTGGATCATAGCTATCCTTTCTAACATTCTTGCCCTTATTACACTAAAAATCAGATGATAAAAATTGCCATTTTAGCCTCACATAACGGGAGTAATTTAGAACCCATTTATGAGGCGATCCAAGCCAACAGACTAGATGCTTCGATCTCGCTGGTTATCTCGAACAATACAGATGCAAATGTATTAAAAAAAGCACAAAAACTTGCACTGCAAAGTCACCTTATAAATGCGAAAACGGTAAGCGATCCCGATCAGAGTATTTATGATCTATGCCTTGAAAATGAGATCGATATGATCGTCTTATCCGGGTACATGAAAAAACTCTCATCTTCACTGACAAGAGGTTTTAAAATAATCAACTCCCACCCTTCTCTTTTACCGAAATACGGTGGTTCTGGAATGTACGGACGCTTTGTTCACGAAGCAGTAATCGCGAACAATGAGACAAAAAGCGGTGTGAGTATCCATTTTGTAAACGAAGCGTATGATGAGGGGGAGATCATCTTACAAAAAGAGATTCTTTTAACAGAAAATGAAACTCCAAGCTCATTGGAAACTCGCATAAAAGAACTAGAAAAACAAGCTATAGTGGAAGCTTTAGAGACATGTTTGAGATAAGTGAATATATCGGTATTATCGCTTTTGCAATGAGTGGTTTTTTTGTCGGTGTCAAAAACAGACTCGATCTTCTCGGTGTACTTATTTCAACATTTTTAACGGCTCTTGGCGGCGGCGTTATTCGTGATGTGATCGTCGATCGTCCCCCTTTTACATTTACACACACCTACCCTGCACTTACTATCTTGCTTGTAATGTTGGGACTCATCATATTTCAATACCATAAACGTAACTCTATCGAGAACAAACCCCTTTTTATACTAAGTGATTCAATCGGGCTAGTATCGTTTAGTATATCGGGAGCTATCATAGGTTTAGAAGCAGGATTTAATCTTACAGGTGTAATTGCAACTTCTTTTATCACCGCCGTTGGTGGAGGGATAGCAAGAGACGTGATCATCAACGAGATCCCATTTGTACTTAAAACGGGATTTTACGGTACGATTGCCATACTTATTGCGCTGAGTGTATATCTTTTAGAGACATTTGGGGTTCTAAACCTTGTAACAAGTACCGCTCTTTTCTTTCTTTTTTTAACCCTTCGACTGTTTGCCTATTATAAAAAATGGTCGATCCCTCTGACATAAGCTAACTTTCAGTCCACAGTAGATATACTTTCAGCCTTAAAAGACGGCCTGTTAGCTCAGTCGGTAGAGCAAGTGACTGAAAATCACTGTGTCCTTGGTTCGATTCCGAGACAGGCCACCACTTCTTTTAAACTTTTACAATAATGGCCAATTAGCTCAGTCGGTAGAGCAAGTGACTGAAAATCACTGTGTCCTTGGTTCGATTCCGAGATTGGCCACCACTTCAAAAAAACTCAAAAAATCATATCTTAAATAACAATCTTTTTGATATAATTCCATTACGCTATACACTTTAGCATTTTAGTTTGGGGCTGACCTGGTTTCGACGGGATTTGGTAGCTTTTAACTGCATGTCGGACTGAGCACTTCCGTTACACGGCTCAACGCGAATAAACGCAAACAATACAAATTATCGCCCAGCTTTAGCAGTAGCTTAAGTTTTTAACCCCTCGCAAGAGGCGGGCTGCTTCACCTGTTGACTCTAGATAGGCAGGACTCGAAGTATAACCCTTATGTAGATATATCTTGTGTCTGTCTCAGCTCAAGAAGAACCTCCGAGACTCGTCTTGTGTAGCTTTGCAAGTTGTGTGAAGCAGGATTAAACTAAACAACTTCTCTAAGCATGTAGACGTTAGGAGTAGCTGAGTTTCGGACTGCGGTTCAATTCCGCACAGCTCCACCATCAATCAATATTTAACAATCTAACAAAATCCATATAATAACCTAAAATAAGTACTTTAAGTCGGTTTTATTGTCTACAACTGTCTATTGATATTTAGGGGTGTCTAAATTTTATAGGGGTTTTTCACGGGGTTTATGATATCATTATCCCAACAAAGCTTTAAATAAACCCCTAAAGGAATTTTGATGGCTAGATATACAAAACCCCTAACAGTGAATGAAATTAAAAATGCACAACCAAAAGAAAAGGACTATAAACTTTTTGATGGAGAAGGACTTTTTTTACTTATTAAAAAGAACGGTGTAAAAACTTGGAAGCTCAAATATACTTTTGAGGGAAAAGAAAAATTACTGGTTATAGGAAACTTCACAGATATTCCACTAGCAAAAGCAAGAGAGCTTAAATCAAAATATAGACAACAAATAGCAGAGGGGATCAATCCATCGGAACAGAGGCAAAACAAAAAGAAAGCCATAAAAGAAAAGCATATAGCAGAAGAAGAAAACACACGCTTTACTTTTAAAAACTTAGCCGAGCAATTACTACTAGAAAGACTTACAAATAACGATATAAGCGATGTACACTACAAAAGGATGTTAAACGCTTTTAAAAATGACGCTTACCCATTTATAGAAAATAAACCGATAAAAAACGTTACAACAAACGATATCAAAACAATCATTACTAAAGTTGCAGAACGGGGAGCGAACGAGTCAGCAAGAAAACTCTATTATGCCCTTTCAAAAACATTTAAAACACTCATTACAAGAGATAACCCACAAAACCCCGATTATAACTATCAAATAACTAATCCTCCAGCTCCTTTAGACCTAGAAAGTTTAGTGGGTAAACGAACAAAACAGAACTACCCTACTTTTATAAAAGATAATGACATCAAAGCACTATTATTAAACATAGATGAATACACAGGCGACTATACAACAAAACAAGCTTTAAGAATGCTCCCATATGTTTTTGTACGCCCTTATAATATTCGTTATGCAGAGTGGAACGAAATTGACTTAAAAAATAAACAATGGACTATACCAGGGACAAAGATGAAAACTAAACACGAGTTAATCGTACCCTTAACAAATAGTGTCATTAAAATTTTAGAAGAGATGAAACCCTTTAGCGGAGATGGACAATATATATTCCCAAGTTTAAAAAATAAAAATGCCCCAATGAGTGACAACACCCTTTTAGGAGCTATAAGAAGATTAGGCTATTCAAAAGATGAATTTGTTCCTCACGGATTTAGAGCTATGTTTTCCACTATCGCACATGAGAAAAGTCCTTTTTTACATGATGTAATTGAA
It contains:
- the fabG gene encoding 3-oxoacyl-ACP reductase FabG: MKFSGKNVLVTGSSRGIGAEVAKTLAGFGLKVWVNYRSGAEAADKVKEEIEAAGGSAAVIGFDVSDEAAFTDAIKTIIDSDGELSYLVNNAGITNDKLALRMKTEDFMSVINANLTSCFIGCREFFKGARKKKFGSVVNIASIVGETGNAGQTNYSASKGGVIAMTKSFALEAATSGIRFNTVTPGFISTEMTEVLSDDVKAELNSKIPMQRMGEAREIAESVAFLLSDHASYITGETLKVNGGMNMA
- the gpmI gene encoding 2,3-bisphosphoglycerate-independent phosphoglycerate mutase, encoding MSKKAVLVITDGIGYCAKTENNAFYHANKPTYDKLFENTPHSLIDTFGLSVGLPEGQMGNSEVGHMTIGSGRVLYQDLVKISLALEEQTLEHNEELVNLLGTSDRLHLVGLMSDGGVHSHIDHFMGIADIAARQGKKVFLHLITDGRDVSPTSANKYLKIVHEHLNDNISIATISGRFYSMDRDNRWERIKRGYDAIVHAQPKTSMNPEAYVGHSYSLGETDEFMEPTAFDGYEGMQEGDAVLTVNFRSDRMREMVTALASNEFSEFERKAININLATITEYDKSFTYPVLFRKEAPKNTLAEVISNNNLRQLHTAETEKYAHVTFFLNGGIDEPYANETRVLIPSPNVKTYDMKPEMSAAEVGEAVLNAMDEEYDFIVVNFANGDMVGHTGDFDAAVKAVEAVDAELGKIFTKAKEKEYAFVLTSDHGNCEEMKDDEGNILTNHTVGKVWCFVEAEGVSKVESGGLNNIAPTVLKLMDLEVPAEMDHSLI
- a CDS encoding 3'-5' exonuclease; amino-acid sequence: MLRHNISLDDKSISRLSTRGLSLKTLKDQLNDELDTSLELFKLQGLNIVKHEGYFYFDTRFIPVEEAEFCIVDIETNGSKIEKHQIIEIAAVKVQNNKIIDKFESLVYVEQINPAITEITGIKAEDTKDAPQLPKVLNEFRKFLGDAIFVAHDVKFDYMFISKSMEKIGLPPLLNRSLCSLALAERTIVSYRYALSYLNDSLNLNPNAQHHRAMSDVLTTYGLFLLSLEKLDEDIKNVEDLINFSKEAKRLKRPKFDPLAKKEEE
- the acpP gene encoding acyl carrier protein, with translation MALLDDIKEVVVEQLSVSADEVKEDAKFVEDLGADSLDVVELVMALEEKFDIEIPDDEAEKIQTVADVVAYIESKN
- the rpe gene encoding ribulose-phosphate 3-epimerase, which produces MQVAPSILSADFGNLARDVQEICEGGCDLVHVDVMDGHFVPNLTIGPVVVEAVAKAATKPLDIHLMVENNTFFVELFAPLKPEYISFHIEEEKHPHRLIQKIRSYGIKPAIVLNPHTPPESIEFLLQDLDMVLLMSVNPGFGGQSFIETVIPKAKRLQALRDKINPNCLIEVDGGVSDKNVQVLKDAGVDVVVAGSYVFKHENRAEAIKSLQV
- a CDS encoding chemotaxis protein CheX is translated as MRAVVKNGIGVFHPQGFLDGNAVNSLLSVEDIEATLKLNVEMVLVSLKKVIFFNRNGLDAFVKMFQKVRSENQSMVGFCDYDAKKYKAMMKFYSEGLNFSLFQTLEIAELLTSSFRNQQKNVLLFSDDKSQRAAMAIELHDNGHNPIIAQTQEEFNEKSAAKDSYDLIIENTYLGQMGQKVATRVTGNAIIYTVNSFLDAEIGSTFNIAYHNNSLQIGFRLFIFDAYKVVSMNIHALNFFSKLASSAAEFNATICFVGMTFDKTPKSFKETLEDAGIMFFNQMDDILQNKELLEELGASSAAATKNKRALTKQVVSELPNFIDASVATIEMMTNAQAVKKNAKVDKIVITEKQGKVASSIGFYGDIDGMVILVFPLSIAKKACELLIGEETDDKDMILDTLAELVNIVGGKIKTLLADENISVDITLPRTYPDIDSLLEITQGRNAVEVDLAFSNDRFLFFLTR
- a CDS encoding beta-ketoacyl-ACP synthase II, producing MRRVVVTGLGMINSVGNDKESSFKAICDGECGIDTITIFDPENFSVKIAGEVKNFDPETVMPPKEVKKADRFIHFGLKAAAEAMEDAGFPEDIDKTRFGISAGSGIGGLPSIEKNSVILETRGPRRISPFFIPGALVNMLGGFVSIEHGVQGPNLSSVTACAAGTHAVSEACKTIMCNGADRMLVVSAESAITGVGVGGFAAMKALSTRNDDPKHASRPFDAGRDGFVMGEGAAALVLEEYEMAVARGAKIYGEVIGFGESGDANHITTPSLDGPARAMKAAYEMAGRPKVDYVNAHGTSTPINDKNETAAVKELLGGKENCPPMSSIKGQIGHCLGAAGGIEAVTCLMAMRDGIIPPTINYETPDENCDLDYVTEGARKAELNVVMSNSFGFGGTNGVLIFKKI
- a CDS encoding phosphoribosylanthranilate isomerase, translating into MRTKICGITSIEDAMSAIEAGANALGFVFYEKSPRYLTIKQAQELIKQLPPFVEKVALFVNETPQTVNSICKEVGATLAQLHYEVDEDFCAQLEVPHIKVIRAKTKEDISQYANEYRLVDAYCEAYGGAGKRINIEWFEGVDCSKIILAGGLDPQNVASVKEYGFYGVDVSSGVEISHGKKDPKKVKEFIKNATT
- the accA gene encoding acetyl-CoA carboxylase carboxyl transferase subunit alpha is translated as MATYLDFEHKIKFIQEDIISAQVRHDYAAVEKLQANLESEVEKIYGNLTDFQKLQLARHLDRPYALDYINLIVRDKYEIHGDRHFRDDAAIICYMGYIGDEKVMVIGEQKGRGTKNKLKRNFGMPHPEGYRKALRAAKLAEKFGMPIVMLVDTPGAYPGIGAEERNQSEAIARNLLEFAELKVPTISIVIGEGGSGGALAIGVADKFAMMRYSVFSVISPEGCSAILWNDPSKVEAATNAMKIVAADLKELDLIDDIINEPLIGAHREKEAAATAISDYVLESLKELKSMNEEERMEARYNKLVKPGAFAE